From Alosa sapidissima isolate fAloSap1 chromosome 2, fAloSap1.pri, whole genome shotgun sequence, one genomic window encodes:
- the LOC121696140 gene encoding complement C1q tumor necrosis factor-related protein 3-like: MVAIITLLVLLFSECGAQIQCSQSELETENQLRELRAMVLELRGKLTGTQKELRDTTTALHDTNTALAAVKASNAARDTRLVATERVVEQVKRDTAAQHADLTSVKTNVAKLKYEFTEKPKVAFSAGLTNSGTVKAGNTDLNLVFTKIITNVGQAYSSTTGFFNAPVRGVYYIRFTVMDHLAGRIMYIKMYKNGEQVMFLGEYDTDGHSSYLSSGATLQLEVGDVVNMRLPAGYRLYDDSGNHNTFSGFLLFPL, translated from the coding sequence ATGGTAGCCATCATCacactgctggtgctgctgttctCCGAGTGCGGAGCTCAGATCCAGTGCTCCCAGAGTGAACTGGAGACCGAGAACCAGCTGAGAGAACTCAGAGCCATGGTGCTGGAGTTGAGAGGGAAGCTGACCGGTACCCAGAAGGAGCTCCGGGACACCACGACTGCGCTGCACGACACCAACACTGCGCTAGCAGCAGTGAAGGCCTCAAATGCCGCCAGAGACACCAGACTGGTGGCCACGGAGAGAGTCGTGGAGCAAGTGAAGAGAGACACCGCAGCACAGCATGCAGACTTAACCTCTGTGAAGACCAACGTGGCAAAACTGAAGTATGAGTTTACAGAGAAACCCAAGGTAGCGTTTTCGGCAGGTTTGACCAACTCAGGAACTGTGAAGGCTGGGAACACTGACTTGAACTTGGTCTTCACTAAAATCATCACTAATGTTGGACAGGCCTACAGCAGCACAACAGGCTTCTTCAATGCTCCAGTCAGGGGAGTCTACTACATCAGATTCACAGTCATGGACCACCTAGCCGGACGCATTATGTACATCAAGATGTATAAGAATGGAGAGCAGGTCATGTTTTTAGGAGAGTATGATACAGATGGACATTCCTCCTATCTGTCCAGTGGTGCGACTCTGCAGCTGGAGGTGGGAGATGTAGTCAACATGCGACTCCCTGCAGGCTACAGGCTCTATGATGATTCTGGTAATCACAACACCTTCAGTGGCTTCCTGCTCTTTCCTCTCTGA
- the LOC121688331 gene encoding complement C1q-like protein 2 encodes MIAIITLLVLLFSECGAQIQCSQSELETENQLRELRAMVLELRGKLTGTQKELRDTTTALHNTNTALAAVKTRLATTETEVVNLEKEISKKPKVAFSAGLTNSGLVKAGSSELSLVFTKIITNIGQAYSSTTGFFTTPVKGVYYFRFTVLDILESRRMTILMFKNKEKLMGLAEYDTDGKETYLSGGVTLQLEVGDVVNMRLLQFCHFGMPGPAIWSECLAWELLQGGL; translated from the exons ATGATAGCCATCATCacactgctggtgctgctgttctCCGAGTGCGGAGCTCAGATCCAGTGCTCCCAGAGTGAACTGGAGACCGAGAACCAGCTGAGGGAACTCAGAGCCATGGTGCTGGAGTTGAGAGGGAAGCTGACCGGTACCCAGAAGGAGCTCCGAGACACCACGACTGCGCTGCACAACACCAACACTGCGCTAGCAGCAGTGAAGACCAGACTGGCAACCACTGAAACTGAAGTAGTGAATCTGGAGAAGGAGATTTCAAAGAAACCCAAGGTGGCGTTCTCAGCAGGTCTGACTAACTCGGGACTCGTAAAGGCTGGGAGTTCTGAGCTGAGCTTGGTTTTCACTAAAATCATCACCAATATTGGACAGGCCTACAGCAGCACGACTGGCTTCTTCACAACTCCAGTCAAAGGAGTCTACTACTTTAGATTCACAGTACTTGACATACTAGAGTCACGCAGGATGACAATCCTGATGTTTAAGAACAAAGAGAAGCTCATGGGCTTGGCAGAATACGATACTGATGGAAAAGAAACCTATCTCTCTGGTG GTGTGACTCTGCAGCTGGAGGTGGGAGATGTGGTTAACATGCGACTCCTGCAG TTCTGTCACTTTGGCATGCCTGGCCCAGCAATCTGGAGTGAGTGCCTGGCCTGGGAACTGCTTCAGGGTGGCCTCTGA